A segment of the Lycium barbarum isolate Lr01 chromosome 7, ASM1917538v2, whole genome shotgun sequence genome:
GAATATCTGTGATGGAATTCTCAAGCTCCTCGATACTAATCTCATTCCTTCGGCTTCTAATGGTGATTCTAAGGTGTTTTACCTTAAAATGAAGGGTGATTATCATCGTTATTTGGCTGAGTTTAAGACTGGGGCTGAACGTAAGGAAGCCGCTGAGAGTACTCTCTCTGCATACAAAGCCGCTCAGGTATGTCATCTTTATTGCTGTGTGTTTGATCTATTAGATGAAATGTGTGAAGCTTTATGGATCTGTTTGCTTAGATTTGAACTATATTATTTGTATCTGTCTCATtagacttatgttaattaatttgCAGAATATGATTTTCCAAAGCGAATGCATTTAACTTTTGAGATAAATTATAGATACTTAATGTTAATTAGGTGCGATTGGTAAAGTGGTAGAGAGAAGATGATGAAAATATTTTCCAGTTTTGACCGGACACATTTGATCtatttgtttttcttcaaaattttccatttatttttttgataaaGGTAACAAAATTTTCCATTTATGATGAAATATTATTATTATCTTCATCTTAATTTGTTGATGGTATTTGAGTTGGTAACTGAATTTAAGTAAGAGAAGAGATCTTTTGATACATCAGTTAAACATGTATAACAAATCAAAAGTGTCTTTAGACTAGTGTACACGTTCAAAACAAAGTGCCAGACAATTTGAGATAGAGGGGTATATGCTTTTCCAGATCAGGCAGAATTATTTTGCCATATTTTCCAGAAATTTGATGTTAATTAAGATTTTTGAATTAAGAGTAAATTAACTTAATTCTCTTAATCTTTTGGATTAGAGAAATAATGTACCATTCACCTTCTGAATTGGATGCAGAAAGCCTTTTGACCTCAAATCAAAGGCCAAATGAAATAGTCATTGACGGAAGTTTTAAAAGGTCATATAGATATCCTCAAGTGATTAGTCGTATAATTTTAACAGATTCAATAATTATAATTTTAAGCAGTTGAATTGAGTATATGTTTTTCCGGATCAGACCATgtttattttttccaaattttgcTGAGATTTGATGTTAACAAGTTTGATTTAGGTTTGTATTAAGAGTATatcaacttaatttccttaaccTTTTGGATGAGAGAAATAATATCCCAGGTTATATGTTATAAACATCCCATTATCTAAACATGTCTTGTTACCAACAAAAAGATTAAAATTCTCATACAAAAGTATAATATCTCAAGAACAGTTGATAGAGGTCAGACCAATCAAAAAAACCGTTGATAGAGGTCGGTACTTAAAAAACAATTCCAAATCTGGAGTAAAATCTTTGAAATTTTTCCAAAGTTTTAAGTTTGCAAGTCTTGCTTGTTTTGACTTATCTTACTTGGCCAAAATTACTTTTCATTCTTTCACGAAAAAGTAGCGATGAACTAAGTTGCGCGGACTCTCCGTTCTTGGTATCGATCCCGTCTCGACACGGGTCGGGAGTGGGAGCCGGAGCGGGATACGTCCGGGATACAGTCAACCAAGTTCGGATACTTTGACCGAAGTCCATCGACAAATTTGGGGAAAATTGAGTTTGATTTCTCAATATTAAAGATAAAACAGATTTAAGATAAGGGAAATgacataccttcaatattatagtACTTTTGTCTCATTTTGCTGCTTCGTGTTTCAGAGAAACCAAGAATTCAACATTTATAGCTCTactttttataattttgaattttcttagccgaatccccgcacccgtatccatatCCGGATCCGcacccccgaatcttaaaatttagattttgccGAATCCGACACTCGGATCCGTACCCGTATTGGATACCCGCACCTGAGTCTGAGCAACTTAGGCGATGAACATTTCATTCCTTCTTAACTTTGTTCCAGAATAAGTTATGTTAAATGATGTTGATCTTCAAATGTCCTGATTTTGGTCTCAATACCTGCAGGACATTGCAAATGCTGAACTTGCCCCAACACATCCAATCCGACTTGGACTGGCTCTTAACTTCTCTGTGTTTTATTATGAGATTTTGAACTCTCCTGATCGTGCTTGCAATCTTGCTAAACAAGTAAGAATTTCTTCGCATCCCCCTGTCATTCTTAGTTGCATATTATGTTTTTCAATTCAAACAAGACCGTTTTGTTCGCAGCAATAACTTTGTATCTCTCTTTCTCATCTCAACCGTGAAAAAAACATCTTCATTTTCATCTTCTTTGTGTGGCTAGGCATTTGATGAAGCAATTGCCGAGTTGGACACACTGGGAGAAGAATCTTACAAGGATAGCACTTTGATCATGCAACTTCTTCGTGACAATCTCACTCTCTGGACCTCCGATATGCAGGTAAATAACTCAGCTGTTCCAAATAGTTTTTGATTTATGTTTATTCCTCGTAATCTATCagttacaacaacatacccagtgtgatcccacaagcgGGGTCCGGGgaggtaggatgtacgcagaccttacaaTTTCTGAAAGAGCCTCGGCTCAAAGTAATCTATCAGTTGTATTACTAAAATTCATGTGTTTGAACAACCTGTCTCGTATGCAGGATGATGGTGCTGATGAAATTAAGGAAACCAAAGCTGAAGAACAACAGTGAGGGAACCGGCCCTCCAAAATATCTTTTGACTTCTTCCTGGTTGTTTTTATTGGGAGAAGCTGCTTCTTTTTACTTATTTCCTTTCTACTGTGGTTTCCCTTTTAGCGTTCTCTTATCGGCGACAATGAACAACTTTGAATATTGATGTTCAATTGTTTCATCTTTACTTTAATGTGGTTCTTTCTGGTGCTTAGTTTCTATGAAA
Coding sequences within it:
- the LOC132603972 gene encoding 14-3-3-like protein B, translating into MAREENVYMAKLAEQAERYEEMVQFMEKVSTSLGTSEELTVEERNLLSVAYKNVIGARRASWRIISSIEQKEESRGNEDHVKCIKEYRSKIESELSNICDGILKLLDTNLIPSASNGDSKVFYLKMKGDYHRYLAEFKTGAERKEAAESTLSAYKAAQDIANAELAPTHPIRLGLALNFSVFYYEILNSPDRACNLAKQAFDEAIAELDTLGEESYKDSTLIMQLLRDNLTLWTSDMQDDGADEIKETKAEEQQ